The genomic window AACAGGGGGATAGAAAATGCAACATAGTACAGCTATTTACTTCTTTGTGGTTGGTATTATTGCATTAATTGGTTTTTGTGTTTATATAGCAATATTTACAATCCATATAAAAAAAATCAAAAAAGAAGGCCACACAACATTTAACAGAATAAATCCAAACTCTAATTTTATAATGAGATTTTGGGGAAATGCTATCTTATACATAATTCCATTTGGAATGTTCTGTGTGGCATTAATTTTTATAAGTATATCATTTGAACCGTTATTTATACCATAGAAAGGATATAAAATATGTTTAAACAAAAAACACATACAAGTCTAAGTTTGATAAACTCAAAAAACAATACAGATGTTATTGAAGGAAAAACTAAAAATAATTATTTGTCAAAAATTCTTAACATCTTGCAAGAGTTTGGGAAAGCATTGCAGTATCCAATTGCAATTTTACCATTTTGTGCAATTTTTAATAGGCTGGGAAACCTAGGAGAGACATATAGCACATCAACTGTTGGGGATGATAAAATAATCACAAATAGCTTTGGGTATTGAATATCTCATATCATGTCAATGGCGGGAGGAGTAGCATTTGACAATCTTGCTTTCTTCTTTGCAATTGGGATCGCCTTTGGTTTGTCAAAAGACCATAGGGGGGAAGCTGCAATTGCTGGTGCATTATTTTATTTAATTTTAGAAAAAATGTTGGGAGAGGGTGGTTTGGCAACCCTATTTTATCAAAACGCAATGAAAAATGATTCATCAATCGTAGATGGTAAAGGTAATAAATTATCATCTCTACTTTATATGAATAAAGGTGGTAAATCACTTTGGATGTTAAACCTAGGTGCACTGGGTGGTATTATTGCTGGTTCCTTTGCATCTTGGTCATATAACAAATTTAAAGATACCAACCTACCAAAAGCATTATCATTCTTTGGTGGAAAAAGATTTGTACCTATGGTGGTTGTTGTCTTGACAATACCAGTATCATTTGCGTTAGCAGTTATTTGACCTTGGGTACAATTGGGTTTGGTTAGTTTAGGAAAATATTTAACAGGAGATAACCTTTTTATTAAGGTTTTTGGAGTGTCTTTATACTCATTCCTAAACCGTTTATTAATTCCATTTGGGTTACACCAAGTATTAAATGTATTCTTTTGATTCCAAATGCCAATGACAGGACACGTAGTTAGCCCTGGTAGTGGTTCAATTGGTACAGACCAAACAACAGTAAATGGAGATATAACAGCATTTTCAAAAGGTATTGAAGGTGGTGGTTTATTCCAATCTGGATTTTTTCCAATAATGATGGGGGGTCTCCCTGCGGCAGCAATTGCAATGATATATGCGTCGCCCAAAGATAGAAGAACAGAGGTAGCAGGATTTTTAGGTGGAGTTGCTGGAGTTGCATTTTTATGTGGAATTACAGAACCAATTGAATTTTCATTTGTTTTCATAGCACCTGGTTTATATGTAATCCATGCAGCTCTTACAGCTATATTTGCAGCAGTTTCTGTTCTTATGCAAATTCAAGTAGGATTTGCATTCTCAGCTGGCTTTATTGATTATATTGTTTCTATGCCACAAGCTTGAGGATATTCAGCAGCTAAATCTGGAGCAGCACACTTCTTCTCAAATCCATTGTGATTATTAGTGTTAACTATTATTGCAGCAGCAGTATACTTTGTTACATTCTCATGATGAATACGACACTTTGATATTAAAACACCAGGAAGAGACGAAGCTCTTGATGACTCTTTATCAAGTAATGAAATAATTGGTACCAATGGTAAAGTAAGAAAATCAACATCAAAAGAAAAACACATTGTAATGGCACAAAAATTATTAGATGCAGTTGGTATAGATAATGTTGAACAAGTTGACAATTGTGCAACAAGATTGAGATTAATTGTAAAAGATAGTTCAAAAGCTGATGAAAAGGCTATTAAAAGTGCCGGTGCATTTGGTATGAAAAAATTAGGTAAAACATCATTACAAATAATTGTAGGGCCTGATGTTGAACACGTGGCTAGAGAATTTGAAATTATTTGAAAAGATAAAAAAACAGCTTAATAAAATTAAAATATAAGTTTAAATTAATTATAATTAAAAAATATTATCATATTAGTAAGAAAGTAATCTCTTATGTATACAATAATAAAAAAAACAAAAAGCAATTTAAAAAAATTGGTTTAGTTTTGAGATAAAATTATTGTATATGTAGGAGATTTTTTATTTAAAAAAAACAAATTAATAATTGTCAAGTAAGATTTTGATCAAGACTTAGCATTTAATTGTGTGCTGAGAAAATAATTTATCATACCACATTGCAAGAAGATAGTGTTTAAATTATCAAATTTAGGAAGAAAAAGCAATAGAAAATAATAATAGTAAACTTACATATATAAGAATAAAGTTAACAACTATCAAACATCCAAAAGTCATTGCAATTCCTAGATTGAATAAGCAACTTAAAAATAGAGAGTTGAGCTTGAGATATTAAAAAAGTTCGATGAGATGATGGGAAACTTACACAAAAAAAATAGTTTTCAATAAATATGAATTTATTGAAAACTATAAAACTATACATAAAATTTATGTATTATTCAAAATCAAAAAATAACAAGATCTTATTATTACCACTGGATTAAAATGAAAAAAGAAAGTATCAAATAGATTTTTAATTAATGTTTGGCTAAAAAAACAGAGAGTTTTTTAATTATCAAATAGTTCTATTAATTTTTTTTCTTCCTTTTTTGTGATTATAGAAATTATTATTTTATCACATTGTAATAAAAAACAATAAGAGTATAATAATTTATGGAGGATATATATCTATGAAGAGAAGTGAAAAACTGATAATAATGCATAAGTTTATTTTTCAAAAAAAGAATGAGCATAAGTTTATTTTTTGCTTATTTATTTTTCTGCTAATTTCTATATGCCTTATAATTATTGGATTAATAATCTTAGATATTTATTTATTTAAAAACCCAATCTTACTTTTAATTTTTTTTACTTTAATGTCAATATTTATTTTATTGTATTACTTTATACTCAAAATTTCATTTTATTTAATGAATAAAAAAATGATAAAGATGGTGGGGAAAATGTTTAAAAGAGTTTCATTTATGTTACAAAATAGAAAAAAATATATGATTGAGTTTTAGGTTGAATTATGTGGTCGTTTACCTATATTTTGTTTTCTGTAATTACTATAATAATTGAATTTCAAATAATTTCAAATAATTTTTATTGACTAAAATGGGTATTAATTCCAGTTGTTTTATTATTTACTCTTTTTGAATTAGAAACTTGCATCAGACATCATGTTCATTTAATTGAACGAAAAATTCAAAAAAATGAAGAATTAAATAGAGAAAAAATGACTCTAAGTGACCATTAATCTAATAAATATTCTACTTTCATTTTAAAATTAATGATGTTGTTACCGCTTTTAATGAGGGTGATGTTTATGTTAACAGTGCTGGAAAAGGATTTGGCTATGTTGGTGTCTATTCTATAACAATGGTTTATTAAAGATATTATTTTATTCAACTACATAATATATAAGGAAAATTCTACAATTAAGTCTAAGTAGATTGGTTTATTTTTTAACCATTCTATTTTTTTTACTTTTTTTATTTTAATAATAAAAAAAGTAAATTTGTTTGTTTTAAGTGTATAATTAATATATATAGAGTGGTGTTAATTATATAATGATTAAAATCGAGAATGTAAGTAAAAAATATAAGGAAAATTTTGTAAATTTAAATATTAATATTAATATTGAAGACGGAAAAATTTATGGTTTAATTGGGCCAAATGGAGCTGGAAAAACAACATTAGTACGGCAAATGCTTGGTTTTATTAAGTCTGATGAAGGTAAAATAACATTTAACAATATTAATTCTTGAAATAATTCCAAAAAAATAATGGCAGATATTGGTTATGTCCCAGGAGAATTAGCACTTTTTGAAAGTGTTTCTGTTAAATATTGGTTGAACCTAACAAAATTATTTAAGGAAAATGTTGATCCAAAATGAGTTGATTCTTTAGTCAAATATTTTGATTTGGATGTAAATAAAAAAATAAAGAAATTATCAAAAGGAAATAAGCAAAAGGTATCTATCATTGGTGCATTAATGCACAAACCAAAATATATTATTCTCGATGAACCAACCTCTGGTTTAGACCCGGTAATGCAAATAAAGTTTAATAAGTTAATTTTGAAATTAAAAAATGATTACAAAACAACAGTTTTTCTCTGTTCTCATATTATTTCTGAATCTCAAGAATTATGTGACCAAATATTTTTTATTAATCATGGTAATATTCTAAAATCATTGGATTCTAATGAAATTAAAAATAATGATTTATTACAAATCTTTAAAGATTTGTATGGAGCAGAGTTATAATGAAATCTAAGAGTAAATTTATCGCTTCCTTTTTATATTATTTAAGAACTAATTGAAGAACAATTTTAGCAATTTTTTGTTTGTGAATAGTGTTAACATTAATTTTTTGTTTGTATAGTATGACATCTGATTATGGTTTTAGTAAACCAGATTTTCGGGCTGCATATGAACAAAAAACTATTAATGGTGGCAAAGGTAGTTCTAGAATTTCTCTAGCAACAATTAATAAATACTTTTTATATGGAGGTTTTGCTGGTTGTTTTTATCTAATTGTGGGAACACTATTTTGAAATAAAATTTTAATGAAGGAATTAACAAATAAAACAATTTCATATTGACTTAGTCATAATCTATCTCGCACTAAAATATTATTATACAAATGCTTTTTTATCTTTTCAATTTTTTTATTATTGTTTTTAATTCAATTTACAATTTCATTAGCTTTTGTGATTAATGCATATTATATTAGCGAAGCTGAAATATATGCATTTATATCCCAAACGTTAAATTTTCTTGCTTTTGTTTTATTTATTAATAGTTTATTTTTCTTAATTGTTAATTTTTGAATTGAAAAGCAAAGATTGGTTAATTGTATAATTACTGGTTTTTTAGTCTTAGTTATATTAATTTTATTTTTATCAATTTTTTTGAAAAAAATTGATTTCAGTTATGTGAATATATTTAATTTAATTTATAATCCCTTTGATGGAGGAACATCTTATTCTGATCAATATGATTTTTCTAATCGTGGTGTTCATCAAATCATAAATAAAGACCATGGAGTTATATTTATTTATGATTGAAAATCAATTAAACCATTATATAATTATATCATAGCAATTTCTATGATACTTGGTACTGGAGTTTGTATTTATGGGGGATTATTAATTTTTCAAAAAAAACAAATACATTGTTAAATATAGACAAGGAAGATAATATGAAAAAAAAGAGCTTAAACAAATACATGCGATTTTATTTTTATACAAATTGAAAACTTATTTTGTTTATTTTTTGCATGTGGTCTTTAATTTCGATTGCAATCTTAATTATAAGTTGTAATTCTTATTATAATTTTAGCAAACCTGTTTTTAATGATAGCTATGAAACTGGTCAAGGTGGTTTTTTCAAAAGAAATTCGATTACATTTTTTGACCATTATTTTTTATATGGGCCTGTGTTTATTTTTTTATATTTGATTGTGACGGTTGTTTTTTTAAATATTATCTTTTATAATGAAGTTAATAGTGAAATTATATGTTATTGGTTAACACAAGGATTATCAAAAACACAAATTATTATTTATAAACTAATTTTCATTTGACTTTTATCAACATTTTTATTTTTAATTGAGTCCTTAATTAGTTTAGTCTTTATTTGTGAGAGTTATTTAATTAGCGGTAAAGAAATTGAAGGATATTTCATTCAGTCATTAAATTTTCTTTGCATTATTTATTTTTTGAATGTAGCTACGTTCTTTATCTTTATTTTGCTTATTGACCATCAATATCTAGCAAATAGCTTAATTTTTTGTTTTCTTATTTATACAATTATAATTATTGTTCTTGATCTTTTTCTAAAAACAAACTTCTTAAAATACTTTAATATTCTCAATTTAGCATATGACCCATTTTGGCAAAATATTAATCTAGACCAAAGTAGTGCAGTACAAATAACAAATAAAAATGGTGACGTTTTAACAGTAAATTCATGAAAAAAAATAAATATGTTACCTAGTATAATAATTTCTTTCTTTCTTTTAACAACCACTTGTGGATTTTGCTACCCTTTTGTAAAGGTTTATAATAAAAAAGATATGCTAATATAGTCTTAATATAAGTGAGAGTAAAATTAGAGGTAGTAGTTAATATTTAACTTGTAAGTATAGAAGTTGTTTTTATAAAAAATAGAGTTACAAATTAAAATATTTTGCATTATTTGAACATAAAAAAAACGAAGATCATTGAAATATTTAAAAAAAGTGGCACAATCTTTGTAGAACAACTATTTCACAAATTACTTTCTTAATATGATGATATATAAGAATTAAAAGTGTCTTTGATGAAAGATGTGAATATAAACAAAAATTTAGTTCGGAGAAATTTTATGGGATAGGAAATTAAAAAAATAGAACATGAAAATAATGGATTTATATGAACAAATTAAAATCCTAGGATTAGAATAATTTACAAAAAAATTCAATAAACTGAATGATGAAGTATCGATATAATAAAGTGATAAAGACTAGGCAATATAAACACCATTCATTTTGCGATACATATAAGGA from Spiroplasma endosymbiont of Aspidapion aeneum includes these protein-coding regions:
- a CDS encoding PTS transporter subunit EIIC produces the protein MFKQKTHTSLSLINSKNNTDVIEGKTKNNYLSKILNILQEFGKALQYPIAILPFCAIFNRLGNLGETYSTSTVGDDKIITNSFGYWISHIMSMAGGVAFDNLAFFFAIGIAFGLSKDHRGEAAIAGALFYLILEKMLGEGGLATLFYQNAMKNDSSIVDGKGNKLSSLLYMNKGGKSLWMLNLGALGGIIAGSFASWSYNKFKDTNLPKALSFFGGKRFVPMVVVVLTIPVSFALAVIWPWVQLGLVSLGKYLTGDNLFIKVFGVSLYSFLNRLLIPFGLHQVLNVFFWFQMPMTGHVVSPGSGSIGTDQTTVNGDITAFSKGIEGGGLFQSGFFPIMMGGLPAAAIAMIYASPKDRRTEVAGFLGGVAGVAFLCGITEPIEFSFVFIAPGLYVIHAALTAIFAAVSVLMQIQVGFAFSAGFIDYIVSMPQAWGYSAAKSGAAHFFSNPLWLLVLTIIAAAVYFVTFSWWIRHFDIKTPGRDEALDDSLSSNEIIGTNGKVRKSTSKEKHIVMAQKLLDAVGIDNVEQVDNCATRLRLIVKDSSKADEKAIKSAGAFGMKKLGKTSLQIIVGPDVEHVAREFEIIWKDKKTA
- a CDS encoding ABC transporter ATP-binding protein yields the protein MIKIENVSKKYKENFVNLNININIEDGKIYGLIGPNGAGKTTLVRQMLGFIKSDEGKITFNNINSWNNSKKIMADIGYVPGELALFESVSVKYWLNLTKLFKENVDPKWVDSLVKYFDLDVNKKIKKLSKGNKQKVSIIGALMHKPKYIILDEPTSGLDPVMQIKFNKLILKLKNDYKTTVFLCSHIISESQELCDQIFFINHGNILKSLDSNEIKNNDLLQIFKDLYGAEL